The Drosophila innubila isolate TH190305 chromosome 3R unlocalized genomic scaffold, UK_Dinn_1.0 2_E_3R, whole genome shotgun sequence genome has a segment encoding these proteins:
- the LOC117790317 gene encoding synaptic vesicle glycoprotein 2C-like isoform X2, with amino-acid sequence MTQKNNGIFNREKAKDTDTDIDGNSNSTAVASIGTPEDTPADFDKAIETAGFGRFNLILFILAILGTCANMFESTTMSYILPIAECDLHLTLTDKGVLNACAYAGMIISAIPWGYLSDTKGRRKVLVCGYFLTCICVLGSALSQNFIMLVTFKFLCGLMVNGPAAVLYTYLTEMHGPKYRSYVLMVVGMITSLSLLILPVMAWGIFPRDWDFVLFDSLNIHSWQVFLFVCALPSLFSGLLITALPESPKYLMSQSRNVEALQALQRIYHINTGKPKDTYPIKSLILEVPSRDAQKDEVIYTIGEKAADKTEPVKRPSRSLLESLRAGMLQMKPMFHKPLLGLALQCFTMQFTMFLGLNSFRLWLPQLFSSMADYEAEFVGEDVSASMCTIIEYSVNKTAETLTNHENACAVPKTISMDMYLNNIIVSACGVVGYLLAGSIIRLIGTKRLLTYGLFISGILGMTLYWSFNSLMTIIISSAFITVACVSVSSLLGAVVALFPTQLRSLVVATAMMCGRLGALSGNLLFPVFMQIGCLPPFIMVGAAMLIAAVFSIVIPNPKKATFT; translated from the exons ATgactcaaaaaaataatggcaTTTTTAATCGTGAAAAAGCTAAAG ATACTGATACAGATATAGATGGGAATTCTAATAGCACTGCCGTGGCCAGTATTGGCACCCCAGAGGACACACCGGCAgattttgacaaagctattgAGACCGCTGGCTTCGGACGTTTCAACCTAATCCTATTTATTTTGGCAATATTAGGAACTTGTGCCAATATGTTTGAATCTACCACAATGTCATACATTCTGCCCATTGCGGAATGTGATCTTCACTTAACACTAACGGATAAAGGAGTCCTGAATGCCTGTGCATATGCCGGCATGATTATTTCCGCTATTCCCTGGGGATATTTGTCTGATACAAAGGGTCGTCGCAAGGTGCTTGTCTGTGGTTACTTTTTGACCTGCATCTGTGTCCTTGGCAGTGCGCTGAGTCAGAACTTTATAATGCTGGTAACTTTCAAGTTTTTATGCGGTCTTAT GGTGAATGGCCCTGCAGCTGTGCTCTATACGTATCTGACCGAAATGCATGGTCCCAAATACAGATCCTATGTACTGATGGTTGTTGGGATGATAACTTCTCTATCTCTATTGATATTGCCCGTGATGGCATGGGGCATCTTTCCCAGGGATTGGGACTTTGTGCTGTTTGACAGTCTCAACA ttcacAGCTGGCAggtatttttgtttgtctgtgcATTGCCCAGTTTATTTAGTGGACTTTTGATAACTGCATTACCCGAAAGTCCGAAATATCTGATGTCCCAAAGTCGGAATGTGGAAGCTTTGCAAGCGCTGCAAAGGATCTATCACATTAACACGGGAAAACCAAAGGACACCTATCCA ATCAAATCCCTTATACTGGAGGTACCTAGTCGTGATGCCCAGAAGGATGAAGTTATCTACACCATCGGGGAGAAGGCAGCGGATAAAACTGAGCCTGTCAAGCGTCCAAGTCGAAGTCTGTTGGAGAGTCTGCGGGCTGGAATGCTTCAGATGAAGCCCATGTTCCATAAGCCACTTCTGGGTCTGGCGCTGCAATGTTTTACAATGCAATTCACCATGTTTTTGGGATTGAACAGCTTTCGTCTATGGCTTCCTCAGTTATTCTCCTCGATGGCGGACTATGAGGCCGAGTTCGTTGGCGAAGATGTCTCAGCCAGCATGTGCACGATTATTGAGTATAGCGTCAATAAAACCGCCGAGACGTTGACAAATCATGAGAACGCTTGCGCTGTG ccCAAAACGATCTCAATGGATATGTACTTGAATAACATTATAGTTTCGGCCTGTGGTGTAGTGGGCTACTTACTCGCCGGATCGATAATACGACTCATTGGTACAAAGCGTCTTCTAA CTTATGGACTGTTCATATCTGGCATACTTGGCATGACGCTCTATTGGTCCTTTAACAGCCTGATGACAATTATCATCTCCTCGGCCTTTATTACCGTGGCGTGTGTTTCAGTGTCCTCTCTCCTGGGcgctgttgttgcactttttCCCACACAATTGCG ATCTCTTGTTGTGGCCACTGCCATGATGTGTGGTCGTTTGGGAGCTCTCTCCGGTAATCTACTCTTTCCAGTTTTCATGCAGATCGGTTGTCTACCACCTTTTATTATGGTCGGCGCAGCTATGTTAA ttgctgctgtgtttTCAATTGTCATTCCCAATCCCAAAAAGGCgacatttacataa
- the LOC117792710 gene encoding antigen 5 like allergen Cul n 1-like produces the protein MFSKMTSIFLLATTLVALVAAVDYCALPTCLDKHIACNNKGNFSEECPKDVREVNIQPHEKLILTLFNELRNNIAGGNIEGLPKAARMAKMTWCEELTHLALLNVKTCQSLPDKCRSTERFAYAGQNNAIFSYSGAESEYTDAEIIKEQIEKWFSERANASPEVLASFPEELPNKNVAKFTIAVAEKNTHLGCAAVRFSRDYYNHFVLTCNFATTNVIGQPVYTPGEKATSGCKNRYGAAFDFPNLCYAKEIYDNDKIVADIRVF, from the exons ATGTTCTCCAAAATGACATCAATCTTCCTGCTGGCCACAACTTTGGTTGCCTTGGTCGCCGCAGTGGATTACTGTGCTCTGCCCACCTGCCTGGACAAGCACATTGCCTGCAACAACAAGGGA AACTTTAGCGAAGAGTGTCCCAAGGATGTGCGGGAAGTGAACATTCAGCCGCATGAGAAGTTGATCCTGACCCTTTTCAATGAACTGCGCAACAACATCGCTGGTGGCAACATCGAGGGACTTCCCAAGGCAGCCCGTATGGCGAAGATGACCTGGTGCGAGGAGCTCACCCATTTGGCCCTGCTGAATGTGAAGACCTGCCAGTCGCTGCCCGACAAGTGCCGCAGCACGGAACGCTTCGCCTATGCCGGGCAGAACAATGCCATCTTCAGTTACAGTGGCGCCGAGTCCGAGTACACGGATGCGGAGATCATCAAGGAGCAGATTGAGAAGTGGTTTTCGGAGCGTGCAAATGCATCCCCTGAAGTGCTGGCCAGTTTCCCGGAGGAGTTGCCCAACAAGAATGTGGCCAAGTTCACCATTGCCGTTGCCGAGAAGAACACTCATCTTGGCTGTGCCGCCGTGCGTTTCTCCCGGGATTACTACAACCACTTTGTGCTGACGTGCAACTTTGCCACAACCAATGTGATTGGCCAGCCTGTGTACACTCCTGGAGAGAAGGCCACCTCCGGATGCAAGAATCGTTATGGAGCCGCCTTCGATTTTCCCAATCTGTGCTATGCCAAGGAGATCTACGATAACGACAAGATCGTTGCCGACATCAGGGTGTTCTAG
- the LOC117792711 gene encoding antigen 5 like allergen Cul n 1 encodes MKVFLLLTALAGIATAVDYCALPTCLDKHIACNNKGNFSEECPKDVREVKIQPHEKLILTLFNELRNNIAGGNIEGLPKAARMAKMTWCEELTHLALLNVKTCQSLPDKCRSTERFAYAGQNNAIFSYSGAESEYTDAEIIKEQIEKWFSERANASPEVLASFPEELPNKNVAKFTIAVAEKNTHLGCAAVRFSRDYYNHFVLTCNFATTNVIGQPVYTPGEKATSGCKNRYGAAFDFPNLCYAKEIYDNDKIIADIKLF; translated from the exons ATGAAAGTCTTCCTCCTGTTGACTGCCTTGGCAGGAATCGCCACTGCCGTGGATTACTGTGCTCTGCCCACGTGCCTGGACAAGCACATTGCCTGCAACAACAAGGGA AACTTTAGCGAAGAGTGTCCCAAGGATGTGCGGGAAGTGAAAATTCAGCCGCATGAGAAGTTGATCCTTACGCTCTTCAATGAACTGCGTAACAACATCGCTGGTGGCAACATCGAGGGACTTCCCAAGGCAGCCCGTATGGCGAAGATGACCTGGTGCGAGGAGCTCACCCATTTGGCCCTGTTGAATGTGAAGACCTGCCAGTCGCTGCCCGACAAGTGCCGCAGCACGGAACGCTTCGCCTATGCCGGGCAGAACAATGCCATCTTCAGTTACAGTGGCGCCGAGTCCGAGTACACGGATGCGGAGATCATCAAGGAGCAGATTGAGAAGTGGTTTTCGGAGCGTGCAAATGCATCCCCTGAAGTGCTGGCCAGTTTCCCGGAGGAGTTGCCCAACAAGAATGTGGCCAAGTTCACCATTGCTGTTGCCGAGAAGAACACTCATCTGGGCTGTGCCGCCGTGCGTTTCTCCCGGGATTACTACAACCACTTTGTGCTGACGTGCAACTTTGCCACAACCAATGTGATTGGCCAGCCTGTGTACACTCCTGGAGAGAAGGCCACCTCCGGATGCAAGAATCGTTATGGAGCCGCCTTCGATTTTCCCAATCTGTGCTATGCCAAGGAAATCTACGATAACGACAAGATCATTGCCGACATCAAGCTGTTCTAA
- the LOC117792708 gene encoding 60S ribosomal protein L3 isoform X2, with product MSHRKFSAPRHGSMAFYPKKRSCRHRGKVKAFPKDDASKPVHMTCFIGYKAGMTHIVREADRPGSKINKKEVVEAVTVLETPPMIVVGAVGYIETPFGLRALVNVWAQHLSEECRRRFYKNCSWISSLRELFKSMQVV from the exons ATG TCTCATCGTAAGTTCTCAGCGCCTCGTCATGGCTCCATGGCCTTCTACCCCAAGAAGCGCTCCTGTCGCCACCGTGGCAAGGTCAAGGCTTTCCCCAAGGATGATGCCAGCAAGCCTGTCCATATGACTTGCTTTATCGGCTACAAGGCCGGCATGACGCACATTGTGCGCGAGGCGGATCGTCCTGGTTCAA AGATCAACAAGAAGGAGGTCGTCGAGGCTGTGACCGTGTTGGAGACGCCACCCATGATTGTTGTTGGCGCCGTTGGTTACATCGAGACTCCATTCGGTCTGCGTGCTCTGGTCAATGTCTGGGCACAGCATTTGTCCGAGGAGTGCCGTCGTCGCTTCTATAAGAACTG TTCTTGGATCAGTTCGCTGAGAGAGCTTTTTAAATCAATGCAAGTCGTGTGA
- the LOC117790320 gene encoding mediator of RNA polymerase II transcription subunit 7 — translation MSNAETQVSSLPMPPERYISNYTEENIRRNRAPRPPPPPSQHEVYSMFGIQYNNDEMIRSLESQNIKRLIPIHFDRRKELKKLNHSLLVNFLDLIDFLILNPDSPRRTEKIDDLSLLFVNMHHLLNEFRPHQARETLRVMMEMQKRQRVETATRFQKHLERVRDVVNSAFSALPTLFDDDDGSAKVKMEVDPLESNAAAKNDPSYQHDRMMCKLVDVIE, via the exons ATGTCAAATGCAGAGACACAGGTATCCAGTTTGCCGATGCCGCCAGAGCGTTACATCAGCAACTACACGGAAGAGAACATAAGGAGAAATCGAGCGCCGCGTCCGCCGCCGCCACCTTCACAACATGAAGTGTATAGCATGTTTGGGATACAGTATAACAACGACGAGATGATACGCTCACTGGAGTCGCAAAACATCAAGCGCCTAATACCAATACACTTTGACCGTCGAAAGGAGCTCAAGAAACTGAATCACTCGCTGCTCGTCAACTTTTTAGATCTCATTGACTTTCTCATATTGAATCCGGATAGTCCAAGGCGCACAGAGAAG ATTGATGATCTGAGTTTGCTCTTTGTAAACATGCATCATTTACTTAATGAGTTCAGACCACATCAGGCGCGAGAAACTTTGCGAGTGATGATGGAAATGCAAAAGAGACAACGCGTCGAAACGGCCACCCGTTTTCAGAAGCACTTGGAGCGAGTGCGAGATGTGGTCAATAGTGCATTCTCTGCGCTGCCCACACTATTTGATGATGACGATGGTTCGGCCAAGGTCAAAATGGAAGTGGATCCTTTAGAGTCGAATGCGGCAGCCAAAAATGATCCTAGCTATCAACATGATCGCATGATGTGTAAACTTGTGGATGTCATTGAATAG
- the LOC117790317 gene encoding synaptic vesicle glycoprotein 2C-like isoform X1: MTQKNNGIFNREKAKDFTDTDTDIDGNSNSTAVASIGTPEDTPADFDKAIETAGFGRFNLILFILAILGTCANMFESTTMSYILPIAECDLHLTLTDKGVLNACAYAGMIISAIPWGYLSDTKGRRKVLVCGYFLTCICVLGSALSQNFIMLVTFKFLCGLMVNGPAAVLYTYLTEMHGPKYRSYVLMVVGMITSLSLLILPVMAWGIFPRDWDFVLFDSLNIHSWQVFLFVCALPSLFSGLLITALPESPKYLMSQSRNVEALQALQRIYHINTGKPKDTYPIKSLILEVPSRDAQKDEVIYTIGEKAADKTEPVKRPSRSLLESLRAGMLQMKPMFHKPLLGLALQCFTMQFTMFLGLNSFRLWLPQLFSSMADYEAEFVGEDVSASMCTIIEYSVNKTAETLTNHENACAVPKTISMDMYLNNIIVSACGVVGYLLAGSIIRLIGTKRLLTYGLFISGILGMTLYWSFNSLMTIIISSAFITVACVSVSSLLGAVVALFPTQLRSLVVATAMMCGRLGALSGNLLFPVFMQIGCLPPFIMVGAAMLIAAVFSIVIPNPKKATFT, encoded by the exons ATgactcaaaaaaataatggcaTTTTTAATCGTGAAAAAGCTAAAG ATTTCACAGATACTGATACAGATATAGATGGGAATTCTAATAGCACTGCCGTGGCCAGTATTGGCACCCCAGAGGACACACCGGCAgattttgacaaagctattgAGACCGCTGGCTTCGGACGTTTCAACCTAATCCTATTTATTTTGGCAATATTAGGAACTTGTGCCAATATGTTTGAATCTACCACAATGTCATACATTCTGCCCATTGCGGAATGTGATCTTCACTTAACACTAACGGATAAAGGAGTCCTGAATGCCTGTGCATATGCCGGCATGATTATTTCCGCTATTCCCTGGGGATATTTGTCTGATACAAAGGGTCGTCGCAAGGTGCTTGTCTGTGGTTACTTTTTGACCTGCATCTGTGTCCTTGGCAGTGCGCTGAGTCAGAACTTTATAATGCTGGTAACTTTCAAGTTTTTATGCGGTCTTAT GGTGAATGGCCCTGCAGCTGTGCTCTATACGTATCTGACCGAAATGCATGGTCCCAAATACAGATCCTATGTACTGATGGTTGTTGGGATGATAACTTCTCTATCTCTATTGATATTGCCCGTGATGGCATGGGGCATCTTTCCCAGGGATTGGGACTTTGTGCTGTTTGACAGTCTCAACA ttcacAGCTGGCAggtatttttgtttgtctgtgcATTGCCCAGTTTATTTAGTGGACTTTTGATAACTGCATTACCCGAAAGTCCGAAATATCTGATGTCCCAAAGTCGGAATGTGGAAGCTTTGCAAGCGCTGCAAAGGATCTATCACATTAACACGGGAAAACCAAAGGACACCTATCCA ATCAAATCCCTTATACTGGAGGTACCTAGTCGTGATGCCCAGAAGGATGAAGTTATCTACACCATCGGGGAGAAGGCAGCGGATAAAACTGAGCCTGTCAAGCGTCCAAGTCGAAGTCTGTTGGAGAGTCTGCGGGCTGGAATGCTTCAGATGAAGCCCATGTTCCATAAGCCACTTCTGGGTCTGGCGCTGCAATGTTTTACAATGCAATTCACCATGTTTTTGGGATTGAACAGCTTTCGTCTATGGCTTCCTCAGTTATTCTCCTCGATGGCGGACTATGAGGCCGAGTTCGTTGGCGAAGATGTCTCAGCCAGCATGTGCACGATTATTGAGTATAGCGTCAATAAAACCGCCGAGACGTTGACAAATCATGAGAACGCTTGCGCTGTG ccCAAAACGATCTCAATGGATATGTACTTGAATAACATTATAGTTTCGGCCTGTGGTGTAGTGGGCTACTTACTCGCCGGATCGATAATACGACTCATTGGTACAAAGCGTCTTCTAA CTTATGGACTGTTCATATCTGGCATACTTGGCATGACGCTCTATTGGTCCTTTAACAGCCTGATGACAATTATCATCTCCTCGGCCTTTATTACCGTGGCGTGTGTTTCAGTGTCCTCTCTCCTGGGcgctgttgttgcactttttCCCACACAATTGCG ATCTCTTGTTGTGGCCACTGCCATGATGTGTGGTCGTTTGGGAGCTCTCTCCGGTAATCTACTCTTTCCAGTTTTCATGCAGATCGGTTGTCTACCACCTTTTATTATGGTCGGCGCAGCTATGTTAA ttgctgctgtgtttTCAATTGTCATTCCCAATCCCAAAAAGGCgacatttacataa
- the LOC117792708 gene encoding 60S ribosomal protein L3 isoform X1 has product MSHRKFSAPRHGSMAFYPKKRSCRHRGKVKAFPKDDASKPVHMTCFIGYKAGMTHIVREADRPGSKINKKEVVEAVTVLETPPMIVVGAVGYIETPFGLRALVNVWAQHLSEECRRRFYKNWCKSKKKAFTKASKKWTDDLGKKSIENDFRKMLRYCKVIRVIAHSQIRLIKQRQKKAHIMEIQLNGGSIEEKVKWAREHLEKPIQVSNVFGQDEMIDCVGVTKGKGFKGVTSRWHTKKLPRKTHKGLRKVACIGAWHPSRVSTTVARAGQKGYHHRTEINKKIYRIGAGIHTKDGKVIKNNASTEYDLTDKSITPMGGFPHYGEVNNDFVMIKGCCIGSKKRIITLRKSLLRHTKRSALEQIKLKFIDTSSKMGHGRFQTPADKLAFMGPLKKDRLREEAAATVSAAAAAAASTA; this is encoded by the exons ATG TCTCATCGTAAGTTCTCAGCGCCTCGTCATGGCTCCATGGCCTTCTACCCCAAGAAGCGCTCCTGTCGCCACCGTGGCAAGGTCAAGGCTTTCCCCAAGGATGATGCCAGCAAGCCTGTCCATATGACTTGCTTTATCGGCTACAAGGCCGGCATGACGCACATTGTGCGCGAGGCGGATCGTCCTGGTTCAA AGATCAACAAGAAGGAGGTCGTCGAGGCTGTGACCGTGTTGGAGACGCCACCCATGATTGTTGTTGGCGCCGTTGGTTACATCGAGACTCCATTCGGTCTGCGTGCTCTGGTCAATGTCTGGGCACAGCATTTGTCCGAGGAGTGCCGTCGTCGCTTCTATAAGAACTG GTGCAAGAGCAAGAAGAAGGCATTCACCAAGGCCAGCAAGAAGTGGACCGATGATCTCGGCAAGAAGAGCATCGAGAACGATTTCCGCAAGATGCTGCGTTACTGCAAGGTCATCCGTGTGATTGCCCACTCGCAG ATCCGTTTGATCAAGCAACGCCAAAAGAAGGCGCACATTATGGAGATCCAGTTGAACGGTGGCTCCATTGAGGAGAAGGTCAAGTGGGCGCGTGAGCATCTCGAGAAGCCCATCCAGGTCAGCAATGTGTTTGGCCAGGATGAGATGATCGATTGCGTGGGCGTGACCAAGGGTAAGGGATTCAAGGGTGTCACCTCGCGTTGGCACACCAAGAAGCTGCCCCGCAAGACGCACAAGGGTCTGCGCAAGGTTGCCTGTATTGGTGCCTGGCATCCGTCCCGTGTGTCCACCACCGTGGCACGTGCTGGTCAGAAGGGCTACCATCACCGTACCGAGATCAACAAGAAGATCTACCGCATCGGTGCCGGCATCCACACCAAGGATGGCAAG GTCATCAAGAACAACGCCTCCACGGAGTACGATTTGACCGACAAGAGCATCACCCCCATGGGTGGTTTCCCCCATTATGGTGAGGTCAACAATGACTTCGTCATGATCAAGGGCTGCTGCATTGGCTCCAAGAAGCGCATCATCACCCTGCGCAAGTCCCTGCTGCGTCACACCAAGCGCTCGGCATTGGAGCAGATCAAGCTCAAGTTCATCGACACCTCATCCAAGATGGGTCATGGTCGCTTCCAGACCCCAGCCGACAAGCTGGCATTCATGGGTCCCCTCAAGAAGGATCGCCTCCGCGAGGAAGCCGCCGCCACTGtcagcgctgctgctgctgcagctgcgtCCACCGCCTAA